In Massilia violaceinigra, one DNA window encodes the following:
- the cysE gene encoding serine O-acetyltransferase has product MFLHLREDIKSIIERDPAARNGWEVLTCYPGFQAIMMHRWAQACWTRNLKWIGRFISYLARILTGIEIHPGATIGRRVFIDHGFGVVIGETAIVGDDCTIYQGVTLGGTSLNSGTKRHPTLERGVIIGAGAKVLGSFTVGEYAKVGSNAVVIKPVPAGATAVGNPAHIVQKEADTRSSAHLFSAYGVTPNGDDPLSKALHGLINHAARQDEQLDRLMALMKTAGIACPSTPECDKLDSVKLNKLVE; this is encoded by the coding sequence ATGTTTTTACACCTGCGCGAAGATATCAAGAGCATCATTGAACGCGACCCGGCCGCCCGTAACGGATGGGAAGTGCTCACTTGTTATCCTGGCTTTCAGGCCATCATGATGCATCGCTGGGCGCAGGCTTGCTGGACCCGCAACCTGAAGTGGATCGGGCGCTTCATCTCTTATTTGGCGCGCATTCTCACCGGCATCGAGATCCACCCGGGTGCGACCATCGGCCGCCGCGTCTTCATCGACCACGGCTTCGGCGTGGTCATCGGCGAGACCGCCATCGTCGGCGACGACTGCACCATCTACCAGGGCGTGACCCTGGGCGGGACCTCGCTCAACAGCGGCACCAAGCGCCATCCGACGCTGGAACGCGGCGTCATCATCGGCGCCGGCGCCAAGGTGCTCGGTTCGTTTACGGTGGGCGAGTACGCCAAGGTCGGCTCGAACGCGGTGGTGATCAAGCCGGTGCCGGCCGGCGCCACGGCGGTCGGCAACCCGGCTCACATCGTGCAGAAAGAGGCCGATACGCGCTCGAGCGCGCATCTGTTCTCGGCCTATGGGGTTACCCCGAACGGCGACGATCCGCTCTCGAAGGCCTTGCATGGCCTGATCAATCACGCGGCGCGCCAGGACGAACAGCTCGACCGGCTGATGGCCCTGATGAAGACGGCCGGAATCGCCTGCCCGAGCACGCCCGAGTGTGATAAATT
- the rlmB gene encoding 23S rRNA (guanosine(2251)-2'-O)-methyltransferase RlmB: MKNKMIFGFHAVTSRLRHEASSVEEIFVDATRQDRRMHDLVANAKALGVRVMPVDSARLDKIVGTRRHQGVIAFASQLALARNLDELLDAIEGPPLLLILDGITDPHNLGACLRVADGVGAHAVIVPKDRAVGLNATAAKVASGAAETVPYITVTNLARTMRELKERDILLIGTTDDADKGLYEADFSGPAALVMGSEGEGMRRLTRETCDVLVGIPMFGSVESLNVSVASGVCLYEARRQRIAREG, encoded by the coding sequence ATGAAGAATAAAATGATTTTCGGGTTCCACGCGGTGACCTCGCGTCTGCGTCACGAGGCCTCGTCGGTGGAAGAAATTTTTGTCGATGCGACCCGCCAGGATCGCCGCATGCACGATCTCGTCGCCAATGCCAAGGCATTGGGCGTGCGCGTCATGCCGGTCGATTCGGCCCGCCTCGACAAGATCGTCGGAACCCGGCGCCACCAGGGCGTGATTGCCTTTGCCAGCCAGCTGGCGCTGGCGCGCAACCTGGATGAACTGCTCGACGCCATCGAAGGTCCGCCGCTGCTGCTGATCCTCGACGGCATCACCGATCCGCACAACCTGGGCGCCTGCCTGCGCGTGGCCGACGGTGTCGGCGCGCACGCGGTCATCGTGCCGAAGGACCGCGCGGTCGGCTTGAATGCCACGGCGGCCAAGGTCGCCAGCGGTGCGGCCGAAACCGTGCCGTACATCACGGTCACGAACCTGGCGCGCACCATGCGCGAGCTCAAAGAGCGCGACATCCTGCTGATCGGCACCACCGACGACGCGGACAAGGGCTTGTACGAAGCCGATTTCAGTGGCCCGGCCGCGCTCGTCATGGGTTCGGAAGGCGAGGGCATGCGCCGCCTCACCCGCGAAACCTGCGACGTGCTCGTCGGCATCCCGATGTTCGGCTCCGTCGAGAGTCTGAACGTCTCGGTCGCATCGGGCGTGTGCCTGTACGAAGCACGCCGCCAGCGCATCGCGCGCGAAGGCTAA
- the rnr gene encoding ribonuclease R, whose translation MNQITHTIPSREDILGIFRNAGTTLDLEAIARTLKVKPAALEVLTRRLNAMQRDGQIHADADGNYALADHSGFIAGKVSAHRDGFGFVIPDEPGEDLFLSDKEMQKVLHGDRVLAKVTGTDRRGRLEGTIVEVVTRGNSHVIGRLLNENGVWIVAPEDKRIGQDILVAGSPGKAKAGQIVSVELSEQPSRFKQPAGRVVEVLGDLDDPGMEIEIAVRKFGVPHIFSAAALKSAAKLPGEVREADLQDRVDLRDVPLVTIDGEDARDFDDAVYCEPVKVGKANCFRLIVAIADVSHYVKPNDALDADALERSTSVYFPRRVIPMLPEKLSNGLCSLNPAVDRLTLVCDAVISDKGEIKAYQFYPAVIHSAARLTYNEVADILGNTAGPEAARRPAIVPHLLNLYDVYHALHKARQVRGAIDFETTETYIVCNALGKIEKIIPRTRNDAHKVIEECMLAANVCAADLLIRHKHPGTYRIHASPTKEKLTQVRTFLKQVGLNLNGGDKPTANDYAELMKQIKDRPDASLLQTMLLRSMQQAVYSPDNIGHFGLAYEAYAHFTSPIRRYPDLLTHRAIKAILLGKKYEPKGIDLTGLNSTVSNAARKQQAKDKADGKQKNEKDLTIWDALGVHCSANERRADEASRDVEAWLKCYFIKDKLGEEFTGVVSGVTTFGIFVQLDALFVEGLVHITELGTDYFQYDDARHELRGERTGKRYQLTDRVTVQVSRVDLEARKIDLVLAGSSVQADSGAGKPKSAAHKALDAKPAKSGKSGRTSGGGAGNTPSRYELDESVGAEASGSKPKRSKSGSTASKAPSRSAKPAAKSTSKSNKSKR comes from the coding sequence TTGAACCAAATTACTCATACCATTCCCAGCCGCGAGGACATTCTCGGCATTTTCCGCAACGCGGGCACGACGCTTGATCTTGAAGCCATCGCGCGCACGCTCAAGGTCAAGCCAGCCGCGCTGGAGGTGTTAACCAGGCGCTTGAATGCCATGCAGCGCGACGGCCAGATTCATGCCGACGCCGATGGCAATTACGCCCTGGCCGACCATTCCGGCTTTATCGCCGGTAAGGTCAGCGCGCACCGCGACGGTTTCGGCTTCGTCATTCCCGACGAACCGGGCGAAGACCTGTTCCTGTCCGACAAAGAGATGCAGAAAGTTCTGCATGGCGACCGTGTACTCGCCAAAGTCACAGGAACCGATCGCCGCGGCCGCCTTGAAGGCACCATCGTCGAAGTCGTCACGCGCGGAAACAGTCATGTGATCGGCCGCCTGCTCAACGAGAACGGCGTCTGGATCGTCGCTCCCGAAGACAAGCGCATCGGCCAGGACATCCTGGTTGCCGGTTCGCCGGGCAAGGCCAAGGCAGGGCAGATCGTCAGCGTCGAGCTGAGCGAGCAGCCGTCGCGCTTCAAGCAGCCGGCCGGCCGCGTGGTCGAAGTGCTCGGCGACCTGGACGATCCCGGCATGGAAATCGAAATTGCCGTGCGCAAGTTCGGCGTGCCGCATATCTTTTCCGCCGCCGCGCTCAAATCGGCTGCCAAGCTGCCCGGCGAAGTACGCGAAGCCGACCTGCAAGACCGGGTCGACCTGCGCGATGTGCCGCTGGTCACCATCGACGGCGAAGACGCGCGCGACTTCGACGATGCGGTGTACTGCGAGCCGGTCAAGGTCGGCAAGGCCAACTGCTTCCGCCTGATCGTGGCCATTGCCGACGTCAGCCACTATGTCAAGCCGAACGATGCGCTCGACGCCGATGCGCTCGAACGCAGCACTTCGGTGTATTTCCCGCGCCGCGTGATTCCCATGCTGCCCGAGAAGCTCTCGAACGGCCTGTGTTCGCTGAACCCGGCCGTCGACCGCCTCACGCTGGTGTGCGACGCCGTCATTTCGGACAAGGGCGAGATCAAGGCTTACCAGTTCTATCCGGCCGTGATCCACTCGGCTGCGCGCCTGACCTATAACGAAGTGGCCGATATCCTCGGCAACACCGCCGGTCCCGAAGCGGCGCGCCGCCCGGCCATCGTGCCGCACCTGCTCAATCTGTACGATGTGTACCACGCGCTGCACAAGGCGCGCCAGGTACGCGGTGCGATCGACTTCGAAACCACCGAAACCTATATCGTCTGCAATGCGCTGGGCAAGATCGAAAAGATCATTCCGCGCACCCGCAACGATGCGCACAAGGTGATCGAGGAATGCATGCTGGCCGCCAACGTCTGCGCGGCCGACCTCCTGATCCGCCACAAGCATCCGGGCACCTACCGCATCCACGCTTCGCCGACCAAGGAAAAGCTCACGCAAGTGCGCACCTTCCTCAAGCAGGTCGGCTTGAATCTGAACGGCGGCGACAAGCCGACCGCCAACGATTACGCCGAACTGATGAAGCAGATCAAGGACCGTCCGGACGCGTCGCTGCTGCAAACCATGCTGCTGCGTTCGATGCAGCAAGCGGTCTACAGCCCCGACAATATCGGCCACTTCGGCCTGGCGTACGAGGCCTATGCCCACTTCACCAGCCCGATCCGCCGCTATCCCGACTTGCTGACGCACCGCGCCATCAAGGCGATCCTGCTCGGTAAAAAATATGAGCCGAAGGGCATCGACCTGACCGGTTTGAATTCGACCGTGTCGAACGCCGCGCGCAAGCAGCAGGCCAAGGACAAGGCGGACGGCAAGCAAAAGAACGAAAAAGACCTGACCATCTGGGATGCCCTGGGCGTGCACTGCTCGGCCAACGAGCGCCGCGCCGACGAAGCCTCGCGCGACGTCGAAGCCTGGCTCAAGTGCTACTTCATCAAGGACAAGCTCGGTGAAGAATTCACCGGCGTGGTCTCGGGCGTGACCACCTTCGGCATCTTCGTGCAGCTCGACGCGCTGTTCGTCGAAGGCCTGGTGCACATCACCGAACTGGGTACCGATTACTTCCAGTACGACGACGCGCGCCACGAACTGCGCGGCGAACGCACCGGCAAGCGCTACCAGCTGACCGACCGCGTGACGGTGCAAGTCTCGCGCGTCGATCTGGAAGCGCGCAAGATCGACCTGGTGCTCGCTGGTAGCAGCGTGCAGGCCGATAGCGGCGCGGGCAAGCCGAAAAGCGCCGCGCACAAGGCGCTCGATGCCAAGCCGGCCAAGTCGGGCAAGTCGGGCCGCACGTCGGGCGGCGGCGCGGGTAATACGCCATCGCGCTACGAACTCGACGAGAGCGTCGGCGCCGAAGCATCGGGCAGCAAGCCAAAACGCAGCAAGTCCGGTTCGACGGCCAGCAAGGCGCCGAGCCGTTCCGCAAAACCAGCAGCAAAATCAACAAGCAAATCGAACAAGAGCAAGCGATAA
- a CDS encoding serine hydrolase domain-containing protein — protein MRSRFLGPLLAVAVFALSGAVRADPVDDIVNAEIARQQIPGASIAVIKNGQVIKQAGYGMANLEHQVAVTPDTVFQSGSVGKQFTAALVLLLAADGKLRLDDPISRHLAGTPPAWKKITVRHLLNHTAGLRDPDDILKMNQDYTDTQLQRAGSTLPLQWAPGTKWAYSNFGYQLLGILCTRVGGKFYGEQLRERIFAPAGMQARVISERDIVPHRAAGYDVVKGEFKNQQWVSPTLNTTADGSLYLTVRDLAKWHIALDGDQLLGAAIKQAMWTPPTLKNGSTVPYGFGWETSPTLERRSLWHDGAWQGFTTQGTRFVDDGLAVVVLTNRSEANVDKLLELVAAHYLRAPR, from the coding sequence ATGCGCTCTCGTTTTCTCGGCCCCCTGTTGGCCGTTGCCGTGTTTGCCTTGTCCGGCGCCGTGCGCGCCGACCCCGTCGACGATATCGTCAACGCCGAAATCGCGCGCCAGCAGATTCCCGGCGCCAGCATTGCCGTCATCAAGAACGGCCAAGTCATCAAGCAAGCCGGTTACGGCATGGCCAACCTGGAGCACCAGGTTGCCGTCACGCCCGACACCGTGTTCCAATCCGGCTCGGTCGGCAAGCAATTTACCGCCGCGCTGGTCTTGCTGCTGGCCGCGGACGGCAAACTGCGGCTCGACGATCCCATCTCGCGCCACCTTGCGGGCACGCCGCCGGCCTGGAAAAAGATCACGGTGCGCCATTTGCTCAATCACACCGCCGGCTTGCGCGATCCGGACGACATCCTCAAGATGAACCAGGATTACACCGATACGCAGTTGCAACGCGCGGGCAGTACGCTGCCGCTGCAGTGGGCGCCGGGCACGAAATGGGCTTACAGTAATTTCGGCTACCAGTTGCTGGGCATCCTGTGCACCCGGGTTGGCGGCAAGTTTTACGGCGAGCAGCTGCGCGAGCGCATCTTTGCACCGGCGGGCATGCAGGCGCGCGTCATCAGCGAACGCGACATCGTGCCGCACCGCGCCGCCGGCTATGACGTGGTCAAGGGCGAATTCAAGAACCAGCAATGGGTGTCGCCCACGCTCAACACCACCGCCGACGGGAGCTTGTACCTGACCGTGCGCGACCTGGCCAAGTGGCATATCGCGCTCGATGGCGACCAGCTGCTGGGCGCGGCAATCAAGCAAGCCATGTGGACGCCCCCCACGCTCAAGAATGGCAGCACGGTGCCCTATGGCTTCGGCTGGGAGACGTCGCCGACCCTGGAGCGGCGCTCGCTCTGGCACGATGGCGCGTGGCAGGGCTTTACCACGCAAGGCACGCGCTTCGTCGACGATGGCCTGGCGGTGGTGGTGCTGACCAACCGCTCGGAAGCGAATGTCGACAAGCTGCTCGAACTGGTCGCCGCACACTACCTGCGCGCGCCGCGCTGA
- a CDS encoding ATP-binding protein encodes MTTLTVCPDAMVWVCMVKSPSETECSNVPVPPPDARESAELHVNYRAMLARLPDNVILIDVASGCLVDANHGAYELFGMSEQMLLTRAFVELCPPCQPDGQASAQLLATQIERALAGQAVLFEAHFLPADGREMRCEVRRLPLPPPHAHLVHARFVDVTRRVLDEELRRGQNRLLDMIARGAPLKDILDSLMLLIERQCDGVLCSVMLLDDDSVTVHPASGPSLPADYLAALDGAMIGPSAGSCGTAIYRGETVIVTDVMSAPLWDDYRALIAPHGLRACWSTPIRLDRDRILGSFTMYYRDVRAPGQDELRLIGVATHLAAIAIERTRREAELSRHRDHLQELEVLTHLVDNCLVHAFADDARGTIVIGASAGPEASVVVSVADNGAGIAPPLLPRVYDPFVTTRLGSGGSGLGLGLHVVHNIVSGVLGGTIELDSELDKGSTFRLRLPVIAPAMSRQDSD; translated from the coding sequence TTGACTACACTGACAGTCTGTCCGGATGCCATGGTCTGGGTCTGTATGGTGAAGTCGCCGTCCGAAACCGAGTGCAGCAACGTCCCCGTTCCGCCGCCCGATGCGCGCGAGAGCGCCGAATTGCATGTCAACTACCGCGCCATGCTCGCGCGCTTGCCCGATAATGTCATCCTCATCGACGTGGCCAGCGGCTGCCTGGTCGATGCCAATCACGGTGCGTACGAGCTGTTCGGCATGAGCGAACAGATGCTGCTGACGCGCGCATTCGTCGAATTGTGCCCGCCATGCCAGCCGGACGGGCAAGCGTCGGCGCAGCTGCTGGCCACGCAGATCGAACGCGCGCTGGCCGGCCAGGCGGTCCTGTTCGAGGCCCATTTTCTCCCCGCCGACGGGCGCGAGATGAGGTGCGAAGTGCGGCGGCTGCCGCTGCCGCCGCCGCACGCGCACCTGGTGCACGCGCGCTTTGTCGACGTCACGCGCCGCGTTCTCGACGAGGAACTGCGGCGCGGCCAGAATCGCCTGCTCGACATGATCGCGCGCGGCGCCCCGCTCAAGGACATTCTCGACAGCCTGATGCTGCTGATCGAGCGCCAGTGCGACGGCGTGCTGTGCTCGGTGATGCTGCTCGACGACGACAGCGTGACGGTTCATCCGGCATCCGGCCCCAGCCTGCCGGCGGACTACCTGGCCGCGCTCGACGGCGCCATGATCGGGCCCAGCGCGGGTTCCTGCGGCACCGCCATCTACCGCGGGGAAACGGTGATCGTCACCGACGTGATGAGCGCTCCCCTGTGGGACGATTACCGCGCGCTGATCGCGCCGCATGGCTTGCGGGCATGCTGGTCGACCCCGATCCGCCTCGACCGGGACCGGATCCTCGGCTCCTTCACCATGTATTACCGCGATGTGCGCGCCCCCGGCCAGGACGAGCTGCGCCTGATCGGCGTGGCGACCCACCTGGCGGCGATTGCCATCGAACGCACGCGGCGCGAAGCGGAACTGTCCCGGCACCGCGACCACCTGCAGGAACTGGAAGTGCTGACCCATCTGGTGGACAATTGCCTGGTGCATGCTTTTGCCGACGATGCGCGCGGCACCATCGTGATCGGCGCGAGCGCCGGGCCGGAGGCGAGCGTGGTCGTGTCGGTCGCCGACAATGGCGCCGGCATCGCCCCGCCGCTGCTGCCGCGCGTGTACGATCCCTTCGTTACCACCAGGCTCGGCTCGGGCGGATCGGGACTGGGACTGGGACTGCATGTGGTGCACAACATCGTCAGCGGCGTGCTGGGCGGCACCATCGAACTCGATAGCGAACTGGACAAAGGTTCCACCTTCCGCCTGCGCCTGCCTGTGATCGCACCCGCCATGAGCAGGCAGGACAGCGACTGA
- the phaP gene encoding TIGR01841 family phasin (Members of this family are phasins (small proteins associated with inclusions such as PHA granules). Note that several different families of phasins have been named PhaP despite very little sequence similarity to each other.): MFTNPEQFASATKTLFELQMMTFNALTSKAVQGVEQVVSLNMTTAKNSVQGTMAMGKEMSQAKDPKAAMDVAAAHAKPMAGAVVYGEQLKVIIDDIHSEFTQAADAHIAEAKSTLTALIYDVTQNVKPGSENAVEIIKTAIDNAFQGYEQVTKATRQAVQVVEDQIAKATAQVAPAEKNAA, translated from the coding sequence ATGTTTACGAATCCCGAACAATTTGCATCCGCCACCAAGACGCTTTTTGAACTCCAGATGATGACCTTTAACGCCCTGACCAGCAAAGCGGTACAGGGCGTGGAACAGGTTGTCTCGCTGAACATGACGACTGCAAAAAATTCGGTGCAAGGCACCATGGCCATGGGCAAGGAAATGAGCCAGGCCAAGGACCCGAAAGCGGCGATGGACGTGGCGGCGGCCCACGCCAAGCCGATGGCGGGCGCGGTGGTGTACGGCGAACAGCTCAAGGTGATCATCGACGACATCCACAGCGAATTCACGCAGGCCGCCGATGCCCATATCGCCGAAGCCAAAAGCACCCTCACGGCGCTGATCTACGACGTGACGCAGAACGTCAAGCCCGGCAGCGAAAATGCGGTGGAAATCATCAAGACCGCGATCGACAATGCGTTCCAGGGCTACGAACAGGTAACCAAGGCAACGCGCCAGGCGGTGCAGGTGGTGGAAGACCAGATTGCCAAGGCCACCGCCCAGGTGGCGCCGGCGGAAAAGAACGCGGCGTAA
- a CDS encoding VRR-NUC domain-containing protein produces MRKVLENEFYYLDNFHQVLEWIAGRYSDLLTDEEQAFIATFPSLPQASRALLVRMVMRKGMVFRASKLNYAEIGCAVEAARHLLPTGWVQCDPVITLDELFELLLKAEIGTIFSLSLHEKNARKAEQLAALREAFGDARAFSAWYRDSPDTVYSIPVKALCDRLRLIFFGNLRQDWTEFVLSDLGFFQYEKVEFSASSRGFRTRRDVDDYLALHQCKERFRAGDALPEVLASLPRDQFDNEWIDSRRERLMFQIAQHVEKQKDWGQAFELYACCNYPGARARAIRVLEKHERHAEAHALLERAQAAPESDAERQQLLRIAPRLRRKLGHQPLPSRRNPFVARLDLSLPMPPEPGWWVEGIVRDHLARADAPVYYVENALINSLFGLLCWRPIFSAIPGAFFHPFHRGPADLHSADFYRRREREFRACLDQLDDGRYQDTIRANYDSKRGIQSPFVAWEALSAELLDMALACIPALHLKKWCERILLDIKANRNGFPDLIQFWPVERRYNMIEVKGPGDRLQDNQLRWIEYCAAHQMPISVCYLQWAQPCS; encoded by the coding sequence ATGCGCAAAGTTCTTGAGAATGAGTTCTACTACCTGGACAACTTCCATCAGGTATTGGAATGGATTGCCGGGCGTTACAGCGACTTGCTCACCGATGAGGAGCAAGCGTTCATCGCCACGTTCCCGTCGCTGCCGCAAGCATCGCGCGCGCTGCTGGTGCGCATGGTCATGCGCAAGGGCATGGTCTTCCGCGCGAGCAAGCTGAATTATGCGGAAATCGGCTGCGCGGTCGAGGCCGCGCGCCACCTGCTGCCCACCGGCTGGGTCCAGTGCGACCCGGTGATCACGCTCGACGAACTGTTCGAGCTGCTGCTCAAGGCCGAAATCGGGACCATTTTCAGCCTGTCCCTGCACGAGAAAAACGCGCGCAAGGCCGAGCAGCTGGCCGCCCTGCGCGAGGCGTTCGGCGATGCCCGCGCGTTTTCGGCGTGGTACCGCGATTCGCCCGACACCGTCTACAGCATCCCCGTCAAGGCCCTGTGCGACCGCCTGCGCCTGATCTTCTTCGGCAACCTGCGCCAGGACTGGACCGAATTCGTGCTGTCCGACCTCGGCTTCTTCCAGTACGAAAAGGTCGAGTTTTCGGCCTCCTCGCGCGGATTTCGCACCCGGCGCGATGTCGACGACTACCTGGCGCTACACCAGTGCAAGGAGCGCTTTCGCGCCGGCGACGCCCTGCCCGAGGTGCTGGCCAGCCTGCCGCGCGACCAATTCGACAACGAATGGATCGACAGCCGGCGCGAACGGCTGATGTTCCAGATCGCCCAGCATGTGGAAAAGCAAAAAGACTGGGGCCAGGCGTTCGAGCTCTACGCCTGCTGCAACTATCCCGGTGCGCGGGCGCGCGCCATCCGCGTACTGGAAAAGCACGAGCGCCATGCCGAGGCGCATGCGCTGCTCGAACGGGCCCAGGCCGCCCCCGAAAGCGACGCCGAGCGCCAGCAACTGCTGCGCATCGCGCCGCGCCTGCGCCGCAAACTCGGTCACCAGCCGCTGCCGTCGCGCCGCAATCCGTTCGTCGCGCGGCTCGACCTGAGCCTGCCGATGCCGCCTGAACCCGGCTGGTGGGTCGAAGGCATCGTGCGCGACCACCTGGCGCGCGCCGACGCGCCCGTGTACTACGTCGAGAATGCGCTGATCAATTCCCTGTTCGGCCTGCTGTGCTGGCGCCCGATCTTCAGCGCCATTCCCGGGGCGTTTTTCCACCCGTTCCACCGCGGCCCGGCCGACCTGCACAGCGCCGATTTTTACCGCCGGCGCGAGCGCGAGTTCCGCGCCTGCCTCGACCAGCTCGACGACGGCCGCTACCAGGACACGATCCGCGCCAACTACGACAGCAAGCGCGGTATCCAGTCGCCGTTCGTGGCGTGGGAAGCGCTCAGCGCCGAACTGCTGGACATGGCGCTGGCCTGCATCCCCGCACTGCACCTGAAAAAATGGTGCGAGCGCATCCTGCTCGACATCAAGGCCAACCGCAACGGCTTCCCCGACCTGATCCAGTTCTGGCCCGTCGAGCGGCGCTACAACATGATCGAAGTGAAGGGCCCGGGCGACCGCCTGCAGGACAACCAGCTGCGCTGGATCGAATACTGCGCCGCGCACCAGATGCCCATTTCGGTATGCTACCTGCAGTGGGCGCAGCCGTGTTCGTGA